CGATACCCCAACGGGCGCTCACTCTTAGGTTGAGGGGGTATGCGCCGCAAAGGTTTATTCAATCGGACGAGTGGCAAAGATCCGTCGGAACGGTCATCCGATTTTCTGAAAATTGCTCTGAACTATCGTGCTCGGCCAACCCTCGCAACACTAACCACACACAGGAGGGACTCCGATGACTCACTACCCAAAACCACCCTTCAAGCCACAGCAGCAGCCCGTGCCCGGCGACCAGCGCAAGATGGAGCCAATGCCCGATTGCGGTGAGCAAAGCTACAAGGGCTCTGGCCGAATGGCCAACAAGATCGCGTTGATCACCGGTGCCGACAGCGGTATCGGGCGTGCGGTGGCGATTGCGTTTGCCCGCGAAGGTGCGGACGTTGCCGTGTCGTACCTGGACGAGCATGAGGACGCCAAGGAGACCGCGCGCTGGGTCGAGGCGGCGGGGCGTCAGTGCCTGCTGTTGCCGGGCGACCTGGGCGACGCGGCGCAGTGCACCGCCATCGTCAACGACACTGTCAAACAGTTCGGGCGTATCGATGTACTGGTCAATAACGCTGCGTTCCAGATGACCTACCAATCGCTGGAAGACATTCCCGATGAGGACTGGGTCAAGACCTTCAACGTCAACATCACTGCGATGTTCCGCATCTGCAAGG
This region of Pseudomonas sp. MUP55 genomic DNA includes:
- a CDS encoding SDR family oxidoreductase encodes the protein MTHYPKPPFKPQQQPVPGDQRKMEPMPDCGEQSYKGSGRMANKIALITGADSGIGRAVAIAFAREGADVAVSYLDEHEDAKETARWVEAAGRQCLLLPGDLGDAAQCTAIVNDTVKQFGRIDVLVNNAAFQMTYQSLEDIPDEDWVKTFNVNITAMFRICKAALPHMAEGSSIINTSSVNSDMPNPSLLPYAATKGAIANFTAGLAQMLGERGIRVNSVAPGPIWTPLIVSTMTEEMVENFGGNTPLGRPGQPVEVAPIYVLLASDEGSYISGERYGVTGGKPIL